From Drosophila suzukii chromosome 2R, CBGP_Dsuzu_IsoJpt1.0, whole genome shotgun sequence, a single genomic window includes:
- the LOC108009844 gene encoding uncharacterized protein: MKSITQIVGVCVVVLVFCCLNFSEAANTTSSASGSSSDYSDSSDTPKNVYVSDLTYSVKRTIRVATTTASSTSSRSSRTKGNRKLNAKKTQAKGKKAKRGQAPRSSNRKSNARRVRR, encoded by the coding sequence ATGAAGTCAATTACTCAAATCGTAGGCGTCTGTGTCGTGGTCCTCGTTTTCTGCTGCCTGAATTTTTCGGAAGCCGCAAATACCACTTCTAGTGCTTCTGGTTCTAGTAGTGACTACTCTGACTCAAGTGACACCCCCAAGAATGTGTACGTTTCCGACCTTACCTATTCGGTTAAAAGGACAATCCGTGTGGCCACCACGACCGCCAGCAGCACCAGTTCCCGGAGCTCCAGGACCAAGGGCAACAGGAAACTGAACGCCAAGAAGACGCAGGCCAAGGGGAAAAAGGCCAAACGGGGCCAGGCTCCACGCTCCAGCAACAGGAAGTCAAACGCCCGGCGGGTCAGGCGGTAA
- the speck gene encoding arylalkylamine N-acetyltransferase 1 isoform X2 — MEDTLSVSGKASASGPVHKDCPYTIELIQAEDAEAVIAMLKTFFFKDEPLNTFLDLGECKELEKYSLKSLPDNCSYKAVNKKGEIIGLFLNGLLRRPSPDDVPVKAADSCDHPKFKKILSMMDHVEEKFNIFDVYPDEELILDGKILSVDTNYRGLGIAGRLTERAYEYMRENGINVYHVLCSSHYSARVMEKLGFHEVFSMQFADYKPHGEVVFKPAAPHVGIQVMAKEVGPAKAVQTKL; from the exons ATGGAGGACACCCTAAGTGTTTCTGGGAAGGCATCCGCCTCAGGCCCCGTTCATAAGGACTGCCCCTATACCATCGAACTGATCCAAGCCGAGGATGCCGAGGCGGTGATAGCCATGCTCAAGACCTTTTTTTTCAAG GATGAACCTCTCAATACCTTTCTTGATCTTGGAGAGTGCAAGGAACTGGAGAAGTACTCTCTGAAGTCCCTGCCTGATAATTGCTCATATAAGGCGGTCAACAAGAAGGGCGAGATCATAGGTCTTTTCCTAAATGGACTGCTAAGACGTCCG TCCCCCGATGATGTGCCCGTGAAGGCAGCCGATTCCTGCGATCATCCCAAATTCAAGAAGATCCTCTCGATGATGGACCATGTAGAGGAGAAGTTCAACATCTTCGACGTTTATCCGGACGAGGAGCTGATCCTGGACGGCAAGATCCTGTCGGTGGACACCAATTACCGGGGCTTGGGCATCGCCGGTCGACTGACGGAGCGTGCCTACGAGTACATGAGGGAGAATGGCATCAATGTGTACCACGTGCTCTGCTCCAGCCACTATTCCGCCCGGGTGATGGAGAAGCTGGGCTTCCACGAAGTGTTCAGCATGCAGTTTGCCGATTACAAGCCACATGGGGAGGTGGTCTTCAAGCCGGCGGCTCCGCATGTGGGCATCCAGGTGATGGCCAAGGAGGTGGGCCCCGCGAAGGCGGTGCAGACGAAGCTGTAG
- the speck gene encoding arylalkylamine N-acetyltransferase 1 isoform X1 has protein sequence MEVQKRPDQSLISSINFDSRCGLNDLYPIARLTQKMEDTLSVSGKASASGPVHKDCPYTIELIQAEDAEAVIAMLKTFFFKDEPLNTFLDLGECKELEKYSLKSLPDNCSYKAVNKKGEIIGLFLNGLLRRPSPDDVPVKAADSCDHPKFKKILSMMDHVEEKFNIFDVYPDEELILDGKILSVDTNYRGLGIAGRLTERAYEYMRENGINVYHVLCSSHYSARVMEKLGFHEVFSMQFADYKPHGEVVFKPAAPHVGIQVMAKEVGPAKAVQTKL, from the exons CTGAACGACTTATATCCGATTGCCCGGCTGACACAGAAAATGGAGGACACCCTAAGTGTTTCTGGGAAGGCATCCGCCTCAGGCCCCGTTCATAAGGACTGCCCCTATACCATCGAACTGATCCAAGCCGAGGATGCCGAGGCGGTGATAGCCATGCTCAAGACCTTTTTTTTCAAG GATGAACCTCTCAATACCTTTCTTGATCTTGGAGAGTGCAAGGAACTGGAGAAGTACTCTCTGAAGTCCCTGCCTGATAATTGCTCATATAAGGCGGTCAACAAGAAGGGCGAGATCATAGGTCTTTTCCTAAATGGACTGCTAAGACGTCCG TCCCCCGATGATGTGCCCGTGAAGGCAGCCGATTCCTGCGATCATCCCAAATTCAAGAAGATCCTCTCGATGATGGACCATGTAGAGGAGAAGTTCAACATCTTCGACGTTTATCCGGACGAGGAGCTGATCCTGGACGGCAAGATCCTGTCGGTGGACACCAATTACCGGGGCTTGGGCATCGCCGGTCGACTGACGGAGCGTGCCTACGAGTACATGAGGGAGAATGGCATCAATGTGTACCACGTGCTCTGCTCCAGCCACTATTCCGCCCGGGTGATGGAGAAGCTGGGCTTCCACGAAGTGTTCAGCATGCAGTTTGCCGATTACAAGCCACATGGGGAGGTGGTCTTCAAGCCGGCGGCTCCGCATGTGGGCATCCAGGTGATGGCCAAGGAGGTGGGCCCCGCGAAGGCGGTGCAGACGAAGCTGTAG